The nucleotide sequence CGGCCGTAAGGAGGAAATACGGGCTCCCGCCGGGCTTCGTCCTCTATATCGCCTCGTCGCTTCCGCACAAGAACTATGAGCGGCTCCTCAAGGCGTTCAAGCTCGTAAAGATAAGCAGGCCGGACCTTAAGCTCGTCCTCATCGGCGCGAGGGACTACGGGCACGAGGGTATAAGGAGCAAGATAAGCGAGCTCGGCCTCGAGGAGGATATCATATTCCTGGGATGGCTCCCTTACGAGGACATACCTCTGGTATACTCGGCCGCCGGCCTCTTCGTCTTCCCGTCGCTCCACGAGGGCTTCGGCATACCTGTCCTCGAGGCCATGGCATCGGGCGTTCCGGTCGTCTGCTCCGGAATAGAACCCCTTGACGAGGTCGCTGGAGACGCGGCGCTTTTCGTCGACCCCTTGAGCGTAGAGAGCATAGCGCACGGGATGCTCCGGGTGCTCGAGGACCCGGCATTGAGGGAAAGGCTCGTCACGGAAGGCCTCAAGCGCTCCGCCGGGTTCAGCTGGGAGCGCACTGCGGAAGAGACCTTCCAGGCCATATCAGGCTCTGCCGCGGGGCTAAGGCAATGAGGAACCCTCCGAGAATAACCGTTATAACGCCATCATACAACCAGGGTGGCTTCATCGCAGAGACAATAGAAAGCGTACTCGTCCAGGAATACCCGGATCTCGAATACCTTGTAATCGACGGCGGCTCGAATGACGGGACGCTGGAGGTGCTTAAAAGGTATGATGGGCGGCTCGCCTGGGTCTCGGAGCGCGACCGCGGCCAGTCTGACGCCATAAACAAGGGCATCAGGAGGGCGACCGGCGACATAATCGCTTACCTGAACTCGGACGACCTCTATGAGCCCGGGGCCCTCAAAAAGGCCGCCCAATACTTCCAGGCGCACCCGGACTGCCTATGGCTGACAGGGAGGTGCGGGATAATAGACGCGGAGGGCAGGGAGACGAGGCGCTACATAACCTCGTACAAGAACTTTTTGCTTCGGCGGTACGGCTATAATATACTCCTTGTCACGAACTTCGTCTCGCAGCCGGCCACCTTCATAAGGAGGGAGGCCTTCGGCGAGCTCGGCCTATTCGACGAGTCGCAGCACAGGGTGATGGACTACGAGTTCTGGCTGAGGCTGGGGCGGAAATACCCGCCGGGGTTTATCGACGACCGCCTTGCCTCGTTCAGGGTGCATCCCGGCTCGAAAACTTCGAGCTCGTTTCACCGCACCTTCAGGGAGGAGCTTGAGGTCGCAAGGAAGTATACGGATTCCGTATTCCTGACCGGCCTCCATTACCTGAGCTACCTGGGGATACGCGCCGCCTACACGGCCCTTGACGCGGCCGCAAGGCGGAAGGTCTTTTGATTCGATCCAGTTGTGAGTAACCCATCGCGGCCCTCCGCGTGACGGAATCGGAGGTCCGGGGAAAGGAAGAGCCATGTCGCGGAACGGTTCAGGGAGCAAGGCTGCCCTCTCGGGCGCAATCACGGCAGGGCGAGTGAAGCCCCTTAAGAAGGCGCTTGCCGAGGGGGCCGGCGTGAGGAGAAGGCCCGCTTCAAAAGGCAAGCTCTATGCCGCAATACTGGCCGGAGGCATAGGGAGCAGGTTCTGGCCCTTGAGCCGCGAAACCACCCCGAAGCAGCTCCTTAAGGTCGCAGGCGACGAAAGCCTCCTTAAGTCGACCATAAAGAGGCTTAGCCCGCTCGTGCCATCCGAGAGGGTGCTTATCGTCACAAACGCGAGGCAGGCCGAGATAATAAGGCTGCACCTCTCCTATGACGGCAAGGCCGTGGACCCCGGCTACGTAATAGAGCCTATGGGCAGGAACACGGCCGCAGCCATAGCGCTGGCGGCCTTCGAGCTATACAGGAAAGACCCCGGCGCGGTGATGGCGGTCCTGCCCGCCGACCACGTCATAGAGGACGGCAAGTCCTTCAGGACCGCAATGAAGGCGGCCCTTCAGGCCGCCCGGGAAGGCCGCCTCGTGACCTTCGGCATAGTGCCAACGCACCCGGAGACGGGCTATGGCTACATAAAGGCGCTCCCGAGGGCGGTAAAGAAGATATCCGGCTTCAGCATGCGGAGTGTTGAGAAGTTCGTCGAGAAGCCGGATATAAGAAGGGCCAGGCGGTATCTAAAGGAGGGCGGCTATTACTGGAACTCCGGCATCTTCCTCTGGAAGGCCGAGAGGATACTCGAGGAGGTAAGGAAGCACCTGCCCGAGACCTTCGAGGCCCTATCCGCGTGCAAAGACACCGAAAGCCTCATCGCCGCATACCAGTCGATAAAGGATATATCCATAGACCACGGCATACTCGAAAAGGCGGAGGACGTGGTCATGATACCCGCGAGTTTCCCGTGGTCGGACATGGGCAGCTGGAGCTCCTTTAACGCGGTCCTTAAGCCAGACTCGGACGGCAATATCGTCCGCGGCAGGGTCGTGGACATCGGCTCCAAGAACTCCATAATACTCGGCTCTGACAGGGCCGTGGCCACGATCGGGCTCAAGGATATGATACTGGTGGATACGCCGGACGCGACTCTCGTCTGCCCCCGCGACCGCGCCCAGGAGGTCAAGGAGGTCGTCTCGGTCCTGAAGAAAAAGGGCTACACGGAGCACGAGATACACAGGACCGTCGAGAGGCCCTGGGGCTCCTATACCCTCCTCGAGACCGGGGAGGGCTACAAGATAAAGAGGATAAGGGTCGAGCCCAGGAGGAGGCTTTCCCTCCAGCTCCACCACCACAGGAGCGAGCACTGGGTCGTAATCTCCGGGACCGCAAGGGTCCAGAGGGGCGAGGAGGTGGTGGATATCGTGATCAACCAGTCCACCTATATACCCAGGGGCGTAAAGCACAGGCTCGAGAACGCGACCGACGTGCCCCTTGAGATAATCGAGGTGCAAAACGGCGAGTACGTCGAGGAAGAGGACATCGTGCGATTCGAGGACGACTTCCAGAGGAAGTGACGCCTCAGAAGCTGGGGCGGGCTTAGTCCTTCACGTGCGCTTTACGGTTCAGGAGTTTCAGCTCGGCGCTGGTCTACGCAGGGCCGAATTACATTTTGCGGGGCGTAGAAAAGATGAGGACGCGCGAACAATGGGGCACAAGGATAGGGCTTATACTTGCGATGGCCGGGAATGCCATCGGCCTCGGGAACTTCCTTAGGTTCCCCGTCCAGGCCGCTGAGAACGGCGGCGGGGCGTTCATGATACCGTATTTCATATCGCTCCTCGTGCTTGGCATACCCCTCATGTGGATAGAATGGGGCATAGGCCGGTACGGCGGCTCAAGGGGACACGGCACCGCGCCGGGCATGTTCGATGAGCTCTGGAAGAACAGGGCCGCAAAGTACGCCGGCATACTCGGGGTCTTCCTGCCGCTCGTGGTGGTCATCTATTACACATACATCTGCTCCTGGACCCTCGCCTTCGGCATCTTCTCCTTAATGGGTAGCTTCCCCGGTACCGACAGCCTGGCGGAAGCGGCTTCGGCTTCCGAGTACCTGAAGCCTTACCAGGCGTTCCTCTATGATTATATCGGCGCCTCAGGGGGCGGCGACATACTTACGCCCGGGCCTGTGGCTTACGCCTTTTTCCTCGGCACTCTTTTCCTGGGGCTCTGGATACTCGGCAGGGGTGTTTCCGGCGGCATAGAGGCGCTTAACAAGATAGCCATACCGGCCCTCTTCATAATGGCGCTTGTGCTCTTTATCAAGGTGTTTACCTTGAGCTCGCCGACGGACCCGTCATTCACGATCAGGGAAGGGCTTGCTTTTCTCTGGGAGCCGGACTTAAGCGGCCTTAAGAGCGCCAAGGTCTGGCTCGCGGCCGCCGGGCAGGTCTTTTTCACCCTGTCCCTCGGTTTGGGGGCCATACTTACCTACGCGAGTTACGTAAAAAGGGACGAGGACATCGCGCTAGACGGCCTCTCCACAGCGAGCCTCAATACATTCGCGGAGGTGATATTCGGCTCGACCATCGCCCTCACCTCTGCCGTCATCTTCTTCGGGATGCAGGGCGCATCCGAGATAGCCTCGGGAGGCGCCTTCAAGCTCGGCTTCATGAGCATGCCCGCGGTCTTCTCCTACATGAGCTACGGCCAGTTCTTCGGCTTCATCTGGTTCCTCCTTCTTTTCCTCGCCGGCCTTACTTCCATGGTAGCGCTCTCCCAGCCCATGATGGCCTTTTTCGAGGACGAGTTCGGCTGGGAGAGGAAGAAGTCGGTCATAGTGCTCGGGGCCGTTTTCTTCATCTCGGCTCACCTGCCGATATTCGTAAGCGGCGCGCTCGACGAGATGGATTTCTGGGCAGGGACATTCGGGCTCGTGGTCCTGGCGCTAATGGAGGTCGTGATATTCTTTTGGATATTCGGGTCTGAAAAGGCCTGGGGCGAGATAACAAGGGGGGCGCACATAAGGATACCGAGGTTCTTCTTCTACGTGATGAAATACGTGACGCCCATGTTCCTCATAATCATACTCGCGGCCTGGACATACGAGCAGCTCCCTTCGGTGCTTGCGAGGAGCGAGGCTGGGGTATGGGCGGCAAGGGCGTTCCTGGCGGGGCTTTTGGCGGCCCTTGTCGTCTCTGTAAGGGTCGCCTGGAAAAGGAGGAGGAGATGACGGCAGGAGGATGGGCTTTTCTTGTTTTCTCGTGGGGGACTGTGGCCGCCTTCACGATCTTCTGCTTCTACAAGCTCATAAGGAGCGTGGGGCTGAAATAGCTCAGTGCCCTCTTTTTCTCCTGAGCTTCTCTGCCTTTTTCCGCCGGTGCCTTATGACCGCGTGCTTTACGATGTAATACGAGCCCACCGTGCATATTACGGAAACTATGCCGTTCCCGATGAGGAATACGGCATAGGCCCAGCCTGCGCCGGTAGCAAGGCCGTTATTTTTGATGTTCGCGTAAATCGAAGAGTAGTTCTCCTGGAGCAGAACGCTTCCCACAAAGGCGCTCAGCATCCAGAAGAAGGGCGCTGTAAGCGGGTTCATGATAAGGCTTCCGAGGATGGCGGCCGCCTTGTTTGCCTTGAGCGCGAAGGCCGCCGCAAGCGAAAGGATGGTGCCAAGGCCGAAGGTGGGGAGCACCCCCATGAGCACCCCGATAGCCGCTCCCCTTGCGATCCGCTCGGGCGGGTCTTCGAGCCTGAGTATTTTGTAATAGACGAGTTTCGCCCTCCTTTTAAACCGTGAGAGGAGGCGCTTTTTGGAGCCGTTTCTCGGTTTTTCCTTTTTCATTCCGGGGGGCCGGGGTGTTTCTGGTTATAGTAATGATATTAATAAGATAAGAGTTATTATAATACCAGAATAAACCATCATGAGTGCGCTACGCAAGACTAATCGGAGGCGCTCTGAAATTAAAGCGTCCGTTCCGGCGTTTTTTCAGGCCGTTTACGCCCCCTCGGGTTAAAGAGGACGTGTCTTCAAAAAATTGCCCTTAAAACCTGGTTCGGATATAATATGCCCGTGAAAAGTCTTGCGCCATTACTCATCATGTTCTTTCTTTTCCAGGCCCTCTCGCCCCTGTCAGGGAGCGTTTGCCTCCACATGGGCGAGGACTGCCGGCATGGGGAGAGGTGCCCGGTCATGGCAAAGGACATCAAGACCGTGGTCTGCCATACCGGCAGCACAGAGTCGCATGAAGGCCATGCCCCTGAATCTTTAAGTTGCGGAAGGTACCTGGGAAATGACGTAGCAGGTATGGTCGCCCTTAACCCGCTTGATATGCCTTTCCTTGCCGGTAAGGCGCTCGCGCCCGGGCCGGACCATTTGATAGCGCCTGTCATTTATACCCGCTCTTTCTTCACAGGTACGTTCGCGGCCGCGAGCGAAGAACCCCCCGAAAGCCCTCTCGTATCCTGATTACAAGGCATTCCATTTTCCTTTAAGCATGGGCGAGCGGCTCTGTGTCGGAAAGTTGCTTGGTTGAGCGATTGCGCCCTTACCTTCGCGCATCCTTCTTCCGGGTTACTACTTTACTCCGAAAAGAGTTGCTTTGCATCCTGACGGGCATGGAGTGTCTTACGGCTTCAGCAAGGCGATGGGTTTCTAAAGGCCCGCGCGCCCAAAACCGTTCACAGGAGATTCGAGATGAGGAAGTGTATCCTCTTTTTGCTTTTAATCGTCGCAGTAACTGTTTCTAGCGGCAGGCAGGCCCATGCGGCCGGCGAATGCGGCCTCTCGTGCTGCATAGCAGGCGCGGCCTCATCGGGCGTGACCCTGGCCGAGAATTTCGGCCTCTCGCTCGCATACGAGTACATGCACATGGAGACAATAAGGAACGGGACGAGGAGCGTAAGCCCGGACGAGGCGATTGCGGAGAACCAGCAGATGGGCCAGCCATACAGCGTCCCGACCGAGATGCGGATGCAGAAGATATCGCTTATCGGCGTGCTACCAGTGAGCGAGCGCCTTCAGCTCATGGCATCGGTCCCCTATATCATAAACGACATGGACATGAGAAGGCGTAGCGCGATGGGAATGACGATGGACATGACCATGGACACGGTCTCGGGCATCGGCGACATATCCCTCATGGGCCTTTATACGCTCTATACCGACGCGCCGATAAGGCCGGGGCACAGGCTGGTCGCGGGGCTCGGCGTAAAGACGCCGACCGGGACCACAAGCGAGAGGACCGCGTCAGGGAACCTGGTGCACGCGATGATGCAGCCCGGTAGCGGGTCATGGGACCCTCTATTTCTCCTCAGCTACACGAGGGGGCTCTACCCGCTCGTCCTCCAGGCGAACCTCTTTCACCAGCTCACGACCGAGGGCAATAACGGATACGAGTTCGGGGACAAGACCACTCTCGACCTCATCGCCAGATATCAGGCCTCAAATTATATCAACGTAGGCCTTGAGCTGAACGGCATACACGCGGAAAGGGACAGGGACCACGAGGGCAGGTATTCGCGGCCTATTACCTCCATGGCCGACAACCCCGAGTTCACCGGCCTAGATTCCGTCTTCATAACCCCTGCCGTGCAGGCCAAGATACCGAAGACCGGCGGGAGCGCGGAGCTCAAGTACCAGGTCCCTGTATACCAGAGGGTCAACGGCTTCCAGCAGGTGATTGACTGGAGGCTTTTCGCGATACTCGTTTGGGTCTTCTGAGATGTCGAGGCGAATCCGAATGAGAAACATGTTGGATTGCAAGGATTCAACCCTGCCGCGCGCCCCCCGTGAAGGGGGGCGCGCCAGGGGCGCAGAACGCGCGCGGAAGTATCCTGCCTTTGTAGCCGCGCTATCCCTGGCAATCCTTGCGCTCGTCTTCATGATAGTCGCCCCGAATCGGGCCGATGCGGACGAGCGGCATCGAAATCATATACTCCTTCCCTTCATAGTCCAGCCCTCGAGTGAAAGCGGCCCTGCGCCGGATTTCAGGCTCAGGGACCTGGACGACATTGAGCGAAGCCTTTCGGAGTTCAAGGGCAAAACAGTCCTCCTCCACTTCTGGGCGAGCTGGTGCGAGCCGTGCAGAGAAGAATTCCCCGCGCTCTCGAAGCTCGCCTCCGATTTCAGGGACAGGGGATTGGTCGTCCTCGGCGTCGCCATTGATTCGAAAAAGCGAGTGATGGAATTCCTCGAAAAAAGCCCCGCCGGCTTTCCGATGCTCATCGACCAGTACGGAGAGGCGAAAAAGAGCTACAGGGTGGGGGTCATCCCAATGTCGGTGATAATCGGAAAGAGCGGAAAAATCGAGGGCGTGCTTGCAGGGCCGAGGGACTACGGGAGCCCCGCTGCGGCGGAATTCCTCGAGAAGAACCTGAGATAATTTCTTCCGTAACTGCGTGGAAAATCTGCTGAAATAGTTCTGCGGCGAGAAATAGGTAAAAAAAGACCTAAATAGTCCAAAATTTTCCTTGCGCTCTCCATCCCTTTGTGTATAATTACAACGTATGCTGCCTCAGGGCAGCCCTAAAACTCAAAAAAAAGAGATAAAACTCAGGAGGTATGATCATGCAGCAAGCGGACGTGGCGGCTAAAAAGGAATTCAAGGACGATGCGGTAAACAAGGTCACCTACATAAAGACCGAGCAGCTCGCGCAGGATACCTATTACTTCAAGCCCGGCCAGGTGCTCGACTACCACAGGCACCCGGGCGGCGACCAGATATTCTTCGTCCACGAGGGCGAGGGCACCTACTACCTGGATAACGGGAAGGAATCGACCACGGCCTTGAAGCCCGGCGTCATTGTGCTCGCGCCCAAAGGGGAGTGGCACAAAATAGTGGCCAAGACCCAGCTCGTGGTATCGCAGGCCACCGGCCAGCCCGCGGGCTTCGAGAAGAGGGGATAGGCGCGGATAGCCGGCATAGAAGACCGGGCTATTTTAGCACGAATGAGAAAAGGGCAGGGTTTTATCCCTGCCCTTTCATTTTTTGGCAAAAAGCTTTACTTTTTCCACCTCAGGACCGGCTCCCTCGCCGCCCGCGTCTCATCGACCCGCGCGGTTTTTGTCCTTGTAGGCGCGTTCTTAAGTAGCTCCGGGTTCGTCTTCGCCTCTTCTGCTATCGCTTTCATTACATCGATGAACCTATCGAGCGTCTCTATTGTCTCTGTCTCCGTGGGCTCTACCATTATCGCGCCAGGGACGACCAGCGGGAAATAGACGGTCGGCGGGTGGTAGCCGTAGTCGATGAGGCGCTTCGCTATATCCATGGTGGACACGCCGCTACCGAGCTGGATCCGGTCCGAGAAGACGCATTCGTGCATGCAGGGCTCGTCAAAGGCGAGGTGGTAGGCGCCCTTAAGCCTCTCTTTTATATAATTGGCGTTCAGTATTGCGGCAATGGATGCGCGCTTCAAGCCCTCTCCACCCATCCGCCTGATGTATGCGTATGCCCGGACCATGATCGAAAAGTTGCCGTAGAAGGATTTCATCCTGCCTATGGTATCAGGCCTTCCGAAGTCGATGCTGTACCTGTCGCCTTCCTTTTTTATCCTTGGAACCGGCAGGAATGGTTCCAGAGCCTTTCCTACTCCGACCGGACCGCTTCCGGGGCCGCCGCCGCCGTGCGGGGTGGAAAAGGTCTTGTGGAGATTGAGCTGCACAACATCCACGCCCAGCTCGCCTAATCTCGTAAGCCCCATGAGCGCGTTCATGTTCGCGCCGTCGCAGTAGACGAAGCCGCCCTTTGAATGGACGATCTCGGCGATCTCCTTTATGTTCCTCTCGAAGAGGCCGATGGTGTTGGGGTTCGTGAGCATTAGCCCGGCGGTCTCTTCGTCCATCACTGCGGCCACCGCCTCGACCGAGAGGACGCCCTTGCCTTCGGATTTTACAGGCACTACCCTGAAGCCGGCGAGATGCGAGCTTGCGGGGTTTGTGCCGTGGGCCGTATCAGGGATTATTATTTTTGTGCGCGGCTTTCCCTTTGATTTAAAGTAGGCGGCCATCATGAGAAGGCCGCATAGCTCTCCATGAGCGCCCGCTGAAGGCTGGAGAGTGATCGCCGCCATGCCGGTAATCTCGGCAAGATAGCTTTCGAGCGAATGCATGAGCTCGAGCGCGCCCTGGGTAAGCTCCTCAGGCTGGTACGGGTGGATATGGGAGAAGCCCGGAAGGCGGCAGGCCGCCTCGTTGATCTTGGGGTTGTATTTCATGGTGCACGAGCCGAGGGGATAGAAGCCCGAGTCCACGCCGAAGTTCCACTGCGATAGCCTCGTATAATGGCGGACCGCATCTATCTCCGAGAGGTCGGGAAAGCCGTCCAGGTCTTTTCTGAGAAACTTACCCGGAATCGCTTCCGAAGGCGAGGTCTCCGGGACGTCGGAACGGGCCGGCCCTATGCCTGTACGGCCTGGCGATGATTTCTCGAATATCAGCGGCTCCTCAAGGAGGAGGCCTCTTGTGCCGTTGGCTTCCATTATAATAACCTGTAAAAAAAGATTGGAGGAAGGGGGAGTAGCCTTCCTGAAAAAACTATGCGCCCTTGAGCTCCGAGGCGAACCTGTCCATTTCCTCTTTCGAGTTCATCTCTGTCGCGGCCACGAGGATATGGCGGTCGAGCGCGGGATAGAACCGTTTGAGCGGAATTCCCCCGATGATCTTTTTCCGGAGGAGATTCGCAAGCACCACCTCAGGGTCTTTTCTGACTTTTATCGTGAACTCGTTGAAGGTGGGCCCGGTGAAGGCGGCCTCTGCCCCGGCCTCGATGAGCTTCTTTTTAAGGTATCCGGCCTTGGAAAGGTTGAGGTGCGCGAGCCTTTTAAGGCCCACGCCGCCGAGGGCCGCCAAATGGATGGAAGCCGCTAGCGCTGAAAGGCCGTGGTTAGTGCAGATATTTGAAGTAGCCCGCTCCCTCCTTATGTGTTGCTCCCTCGTGGAGAAGGTGAGGCAGAAGGCCCTTTTGCCGTTTTTATCTACGGTCTGGCCGACAATGCGCCCCGGCATCTGTCGGACAAATCCGGTCCTCGTAGCCATGAAGCCCAGGTACGGGCCGCCGTAGGAGAGCGGGTTTCCGAAAGACTGGTTCTCGCCCACCGCTATGTCAGCGCCCATCTCGCCCGGAGATTTTAATAAACCCAGGGAAACGGCCTCGCTTACGGCCACTATCAAAAGGGCGCCTTTTCTGTGGACAATCTCCGCAAGCGCCTCCACGTCCTCTATGCAGCCGAAAAAGCTCGGGTGCTGGACGACCACGCACGCAGTATCGTCGCCTGTGGCCTTTTCAACGGCTTCCGGGAGGGTAGTTCCCGTCTCCGTGCAAAAACTTACTTCCGAGAGGTGGTCGCCGCTCCCGGAGAGATAGGTCCGGACCGTATCCCTGTACTCCGGGTGCAGGGCGGCCGAAAGGACGACCCCGTTTCTGCCGGTTATCCTCCTTGCCATGAGTGCGGCCTCGGCCACTGCCGTAGCCCCGTCATAAAGGGAGGCGTTGCTTACGTCCATTCCCGTAAGCTGGCATACGAAGGTCTGGTACTCGAATATGGCCTGGAGCGTGCCCTGGGAGAGCTCGGGCTGGTAAGGCGTGTAGGATGTGTAGAACTCGGACCTTGATATGAGGCTGTCTACTACGGCCGGTATGTAATGGTTGTATGCCCCGCCGCCGAGGAAGCTCGAATAATCC is from Deltaproteobacteria bacterium and encodes:
- a CDS encoding TlpA family protein disulfide reductase yields the protein MRNMLDCKDSTLPRAPREGGRARGAERARKYPAFVAALSLAILALVFMIVAPNRADADERHRNHILLPFIVQPSSESGPAPDFRLRDLDDIERSLSEFKGKTVLLHFWASWCEPCREEFPALSKLASDFRDRGLVVLGVAIDSKKRVMEFLEKSPAGFPMLIDQYGEAKKSYRVGVIPMSVIIGKSGKIEGVLAGPRDYGSPAAAEFLEKNLR
- a CDS encoding glycosyltransferase; this translates as MRNPPRITVITPSYNQGGFIAETIESVLVQEYPDLEYLVIDGGSNDGTLEVLKRYDGRLAWVSERDRGQSDAINKGIRRATGDIIAYLNSDDLYEPGALKKAAQYFQAHPDCLWLTGRCGIIDAEGRETRRYITSYKNFLLRRYGYNILLVTNFVSQPATFIRREAFGELGLFDESQHRVMDYEFWLRLGRKYPPGFIDDRLASFRVHPGSKTSSSFHRTFREELEVARKYTDSVFLTGLHYLSYLGIRAAYTALDAAARRKVF
- a CDS encoding sodium-dependent transporter yields the protein MRTREQWGTRIGLILAMAGNAIGLGNFLRFPVQAAENGGGAFMIPYFISLLVLGIPLMWIEWGIGRYGGSRGHGTAPGMFDELWKNRAAKYAGILGVFLPLVVVIYYTYICSWTLAFGIFSLMGSFPGTDSLAEAASASEYLKPYQAFLYDYIGASGGGDILTPGPVAYAFFLGTLFLGLWILGRGVSGGIEALNKIAIPALFIMALVLFIKVFTLSSPTDPSFTIREGLAFLWEPDLSGLKSAKVWLAAAGQVFFTLSLGLGAILTYASYVKRDEDIALDGLSTASLNTFAEVIFGSTIALTSAVIFFGMQGASEIASGGAFKLGFMSMPAVFSYMSYGQFFGFIWFLLLFLAGLTSMVALSQPMMAFFEDEFGWERKKSVIVLGAVFFISAHLPIFVSGALDEMDFWAGTFGLVVLALMEVVIFFWIFGSEKAWGEITRGAHIRIPRFFFYVMKYVTPMFLIIILAAWTYEQLPSVLARSEAGVWAARAFLAGLLAALVVSVRVAWKRRRR
- the gcvPA gene encoding aminomethyl-transferring glycine dehydrogenase subunit GcvPA; the protein is MPYIPHTEEDIGKILKAAGASSIDDALSALPAGLRSRTPLEIPAGLSEQELFGHLKRLGSKNSTVEDYSSFLGGGAYNHYIPAVVDSLISRSEFYTSYTPYQPELSQGTLQAIFEYQTFVCQLTGMDVSNASLYDGATAVAEAALMARRITGRNGVVLSAALHPEYRDTVRTYLSGSGDHLSEVSFCTETGTTLPEAVEKATGDDTACVVVQHPSFFGCIEDVEALAEIVHRKGALLIVAVSEAVSLGLLKSPGEMGADIAVGENQSFGNPLSYGGPYLGFMATRTGFVRQMPGRIVGQTVDKNGKRAFCLTFSTREQHIRRERATSNICTNHGLSALAASIHLAALGGVGLKRLAHLNLSKAGYLKKKLIEAGAEAAFTGPTFNEFTIKVRKDPEVVLANLLRKKIIGGIPLKRFYPALDRHILVAATEMNSKEEMDRFASELKGA
- a CDS encoding cupin domain-containing protein, whose protein sequence is MQQADVAAKKEFKDDAVNKVTYIKTEQLAQDTYYFKPGQVLDYHRHPGGDQIFFVHEGEGTYYLDNGKESTTALKPGVIVLAPKGEWHKIVAKTQLVVSQATGQPAGFEKRG
- a CDS encoding transporter; the protein is MRKCILFLLLIVAVTVSSGRQAHAAGECGLSCCIAGAASSGVTLAENFGLSLAYEYMHMETIRNGTRSVSPDEAIAENQQMGQPYSVPTEMRMQKISLIGVLPVSERLQLMASVPYIINDMDMRRRSAMGMTMDMTMDTVSGIGDISLMGLYTLYTDAPIRPGHRLVAGLGVKTPTGTTSERTASGNLVHAMMQPGSGSWDPLFLLSYTRGLYPLVLQANLFHQLTTEGNNGYEFGDKTTLDLIARYQASNYINVGLELNGIHAERDRDHEGRYSRPITSMADNPEFTGLDSVFITPAVQAKIPKTGGSAELKYQVPVYQRVNGFQQVIDWRLFAILVWVF
- the gcvPB gene encoding aminomethyl-transferring glycine dehydrogenase subunit GcvPB, giving the protein MEANGTRGLLLEEPLIFEKSSPGRTGIGPARSDVPETSPSEAIPGKFLRKDLDGFPDLSEIDAVRHYTRLSQWNFGVDSGFYPLGSCTMKYNPKINEAACRLPGFSHIHPYQPEELTQGALELMHSLESYLAEITGMAAITLQPSAGAHGELCGLLMMAAYFKSKGKPRTKIIIPDTAHGTNPASSHLAGFRVVPVKSEGKGVLSVEAVAAVMDEETAGLMLTNPNTIGLFERNIKEIAEIVHSKGGFVYCDGANMNALMGLTRLGELGVDVVQLNLHKTFSTPHGGGGPGSGPVGVGKALEPFLPVPRIKKEGDRYSIDFGRPDTIGRMKSFYGNFSIMVRAYAYIRRMGGEGLKRASIAAILNANYIKERLKGAYHLAFDEPCMHECVFSDRIQLGSGVSTMDIAKRLIDYGYHPPTVYFPLVVPGAIMVEPTETETIETLDRFIDVMKAIAEEAKTNPELLKNAPTRTKTARVDETRAAREPVLRWKK
- a CDS encoding glycosyltransferase family 4 protein; this translates as MRVGINALYLLPGRVGGSEVYLRNIIKWLPRVAPGHEFLLYVNRESAGLLGEGGIKVVHCKVRASNRPMRIAYEQAVLPFLAKRDRLDALFSAGMTAPFFSPVPSFLMVYDLQHVNQPGNFNRWYLLFLKSIIYMSAKSAHAVLTLSEKSKRDIVKFYSMNPGKVTVTHLASEKSIFRKRPPEEAAAVRRKYGLPPGFVLYIASSLPHKNYERLLKAFKLVKISRPDLKLVLIGARDYGHEGIRSKISELGLEEDIIFLGWLPYEDIPLVYSAAGLFVFPSLHEGFGIPVLEAMASGVPVVCSGIEPLDEVAGDAALFVDPLSVESIAHGMLRVLEDPALRERLVTEGLKRSAGFSWERTAEETFQAISGSAAGLRQ
- a CDS encoding DUF2062 domain-containing protein; translation: MKKEKPRNGSKKRLLSRFKRRAKLVYYKILRLEDPPERIARGAAIGVLMGVLPTFGLGTILSLAAAFALKANKAAAILGSLIMNPLTAPFFWMLSAFVGSVLLQENYSSIYANIKNNGLATGAGWAYAVFLIGNGIVSVICTVGSYYIVKHAVIRHRRKKAEKLRRKRGH
- a CDS encoding mannose-1-phosphate guanylyltransferase/mannose-6-phosphate isomerase yields the protein MSRNGSGSKAALSGAITAGRVKPLKKALAEGAGVRRRPASKGKLYAAILAGGIGSRFWPLSRETTPKQLLKVAGDESLLKSTIKRLSPLVPSERVLIVTNARQAEIIRLHLSYDGKAVDPGYVIEPMGRNTAAAIALAAFELYRKDPGAVMAVLPADHVIEDGKSFRTAMKAALQAAREGRLVTFGIVPTHPETGYGYIKALPRAVKKISGFSMRSVEKFVEKPDIRRARRYLKEGGYYWNSGIFLWKAERILEEVRKHLPETFEALSACKDTESLIAAYQSIKDISIDHGILEKAEDVVMIPASFPWSDMGSWSSFNAVLKPDSDGNIVRGRVVDIGSKNSIILGSDRAVATIGLKDMILVDTPDATLVCPRDRAQEVKEVVSVLKKKGYTEHEIHRTVERPWGSYTLLETGEGYKIKRIRVEPRRRLSLQLHHHRSEHWVVISGTARVQRGEEVVDIVINQSTYIPRGVKHRLENATDVPLEIIEVQNGEYVEEEDIVRFEDDFQRK